CCCTTCTTGGCCATGTGCCGAAGAAGGATCTGTTCAAGTGCATGGTTGTTCACAAAGTTGCTAACGCCCTGACCACCGCCAGGTAGGACAATGGCATCATAGTGATCGTCTTCTGTGATGTCCTCAACGTTGATATCGGGCACCATACGTACACCACGCGAGCATACCACCACGTTACCATCACCGGCTATGGTCACTTCCATCGATGCGCGACGAAGCATATCGATGATGATCACAGCCTCCATCTCTTCTGTACCGTTGGCGATAGGAACAAGGATCTTCTTCATGGTCAATCGTTGTCCTCGGCAGCTGCAGGGGCTGCAATACCCGACGTCATATCTGGACGTCGGATCTTGCCCCCTTCATGTCCAGTGAGACCGATCTGAATGAAGGCTCCGATAGCTACGATCACAAACACTACGGAGAGGGTTCCGGCAATGCTCTTTCCCTTCCATTGAGTGAATAGCGCTGCTGCTCCTATCGCGGCAGCAGCAAGCATGATCCACAGTGAAAGTTCAGCCATTTCTTCGTGTGACTCGATCACGGTTTCACTGATGCCGGCAATGTTCTCAATGCGCTCTTCAGCGCCTTCGCCCGTAAGGTATGTTGGAATGACGGCCAACGCCATTACGATGTAGACAACCAGTCCCGACATGCGGACTGCATTGTTCTTGGTGACAACACCGATGATCACAACAAGTAGTGCTGCAAGTGCGCCAAGGATAGGCACGTGATTTAAAAACAGGTGGATCTGTAGCTCATTCATGACTTACTCCCATTCAATGGTGGCAGGGGGCTTCGACGATATGTCGTAGACCACTCGATTGATACCTCGAACTTCGTTGATGATACGGTTGCTCATCCGCGCAAGCACATCATACGGCATATGGAACCAGTCGGCCGTCATACCATCAGTACTGGTTACAGCACGTAAACCGCATACGTGCTCATACGTGCGCTCGTCTCCCATCACACCAACCGTGCGAACAGGGAGCAAAACAGCAAAGGCCTGCCAGATCTCGTTGTAGAGACCGGCATTGCGGATCTCTTCCAAATAGATCTCGTCCGCTTCGCGTAGGATATCGAGCTTCTCTGGGGTTATGGCACCGGGGATGCGGATCGCAAGACCAGGACCCGGGAACGGATGTCGTTCAACGAACCAATCCGGGATCCCAAGTTCTCTGCCCACGGCGCGAACCTCATCCTTGAAGAGTTCGCGGAACGGCTCAATGAGTTTGAGATTCATCTTTTCAGGAAGGCCACCCACGTTGTGGTGCGTCTTGATGGTCTGACTCGGACCCTTGGTACTCACCGACTCGATCACATCCGGATACAGCGTCCCTTGTGCAAGGAACTTGGCATCGGCAAACTTCTTGGCCTCTACATCGAAGAGGTCGATAAAGGCACCACCGATGATCTTGCGCTTACGTTCCGGATCTTCCACGCCATGCAGTCGTGATAAGAACATCTCCGTTCCGTCAACAAGGTCAACGGTCATTGCGAAATGTTGCTTGAACATCTCAATGATGTTATCACTTTCGCCCTTCCGCATCAGTCCACTGTCGATATGGATACAGTGCACCTTGTCTCCGATCGCCTTATGCAAGAGGACGGCAGCTACGGTAGAGTCCACACCGCCACTCAGCGCGCAGATAACTCCACCGTCTCCCACCTTTGCGCGGATCTCTGCAACTGCAGCATCAATGAACGACGTTGCATTCCACGTAGTGGCACAGCCGCAGATCAGTGTCACGAAGTTTCTGAGAATGGATTTCCCTTCCGTGCTGTGATGCACTTCGGGATGGAACTGCACGCCCCATATCTGACGATTCACATCTCGGATGGCGCAGATGCCGGCATTCTCTGTGTGAGCGATGCGCTCAAAGCCGGGCGGGATCTCGGTGATGTGATCGCCGTGACTCATCCATACCTGTGTGGTTGAATGTATTCCCGTGAAAAGATCGCTGGTATCATCAACCTCAAGCATAGCCCGCCCAAACTCTCTGCGTGCTGCCTTATCAACAACACCACCGAGTTGGTGTGCTACTAACTGAAGTCCATAGCAGATCCCGAGAACAGGAACACCCATGTCAAAGACATCGAAGTCGGGTATGGGTGCACCGTCTGCATACACACTTGATGGACCACCCGAGAGGATGATGCCCTTTGGAGCTAGATCTGAGAGTGTCTCACGAGAGATGGAGTAGGGATGGATCTCTGCGTAGACGCCTACCTCGCGCACCTTACGGGCAATGAGCTGCGTGTACTGTGATCCGAAGTCGAGAATGATGATACGTTCTGCATGTGTCATAGTGCAAAGT
This region of Ignavibacteria bacterium genomic DNA includes:
- a CDS encoding DJ-1/PfpI family protein — encoded protein: MKKILVPIANGTEEMEAVIIIDMLRRASMEVTIAGDGNVVVCSRGVRMVPDINVEDITEDDHYDAIVLPGGGQGVSNFVNNHALEQILLRHMAKKGLIGAICAAPMVLHEFGLLPAGAIVTSHPSTADVFAPYHYTLDRVATDGTIITSRGAGTAFEFCLALIRKLADDATATRIATDIVMYE
- the guaA gene encoding glutamine-hydrolyzing GMP synthase; this encodes MTHAERIIILDFGSQYTQLIARKVREVGVYAEIHPYSISRETLSDLAPKGIILSGGPSSVYADGAPIPDFDVFDMGVPVLGICYGLQLVAHQLGGVVDKAARREFGRAMLEVDDTSDLFTGIHSTTQVWMSHGDHITEIPPGFERIAHTENAGICAIRDVNRQIWGVQFHPEVHHSTEGKSILRNFVTLICGCATTWNATSFIDAAVAEIRAKVGDGGVICALSGGVDSTVAAVLLHKAIGDKVHCIHIDSGLMRKGESDNIIEMFKQHFAMTVDLVDGTEMFLSRLHGVEDPERKRKIIGGAFIDLFDVEAKKFADAKFLAQGTLYPDVIESVSTKGPSQTIKTHHNVGGLPEKMNLKLIEPFRELFKDEVRAVGRELGIPDWFVERHPFPGPGLAIRIPGAITPEKLDILREADEIYLEEIRNAGLYNEIWQAFAVLLPVRTVGVMGDERTYEHVCGLRAVTSTDGMTADWFHMPYDVLARMSNRIINEVRGINRVVYDISSKPPATIEWE